One region of Deltaproteobacteria bacterium genomic DNA includes:
- the pruA gene encoding L-glutamate gamma-semialdehyde dehydrogenase: protein IDMEQFRYKDITLEVYRRLRSAPQFRDFPYLAVVLQSYLKQTDHDLDELLAWARKEDLSISIRLVKGAYWDYETVVARQHGWEIPVYTNKAETDAAFERQARKILENHQICHLACGSHNIRSITAVMELARELEVPEERYEFQVLYGMAEPVRRGLRKVVERVRLYCPFGELLPGMAYLVRRLLENTANESFLRQSFAESVDLESLLENPARRLPKEQRHEEVKKKAAPHEGDFVNEPAVDFTRPEVRNRFPAAISTVRKQLGRTYGLHIDGKDIHTNDTIDSLNPARPTELIGKVCQAGRAEIDLAIAAARKIFPAWRDTSARDRVQYLFRAADIARKRIYGKQWDQAYADVTEAIDFLEYYGREMLRLAIPRRLGRAPGELNHYFYQPKGLAVVIAPWNFPMAISCGMSAAALVTGNCVLYKPSGLSAVVGRKLTEIFLQAGVPAGVFNYIPGRGSVIGDYLVDHPEVNIIAFTGSMEVGLRIVARAARVREDQLAVKKIIAEMGGKNAIVIDDDADLDEAVIAVLNSAFAYQGQKCSACSRVIVVESIYEKFVSRLVEAVESVKIGPAEDPANYVGPVVDAEAQRRVQQYIEVGKQEGRLLVYRQVPEEGFYVPLAIFADIEPQHRLAQEEIFGPVLAVMRAATFEEALQIANSTKFALTGGVFSRSPGHLEMARKEFRVGNLYLNRGITGALVERQPFGGFKRSGVGSKAGGPDYLLQFMDPRTVTENTMRRGFAPVDVEDDWL, encoded by the coding sequence CATAGACATGGAACAGTTTCGTTACAAGGATATCACCCTCGAGGTCTACCGACGTCTTCGCTCGGCGCCTCAGTTCAGAGATTTTCCCTACCTTGCTGTTGTACTGCAGAGTTATCTCAAGCAAACAGACCACGATCTGGATGAATTGTTGGCCTGGGCCAGAAAAGAAGACCTCTCCATTTCCATCCGCCTGGTAAAAGGCGCCTACTGGGACTACGAAACAGTGGTTGCCAGACAGCACGGCTGGGAAATACCCGTCTACACCAACAAAGCAGAAACCGACGCAGCTTTCGAACGCCAGGCCCGCAAGATACTGGAAAATCACCAGATATGTCACCTTGCCTGTGGCTCTCACAATATCCGCAGCATCACTGCGGTAATGGAGTTGGCCCGGGAGCTAGAAGTGCCCGAGGAAAGATACGAATTTCAGGTGCTTTACGGCATGGCCGAGCCTGTGCGCCGGGGTCTCCGTAAAGTGGTGGAAAGAGTGCGTCTCTATTGCCCTTTTGGCGAACTCCTCCCTGGCATGGCCTACCTGGTTCGCCGTCTCCTGGAAAACACAGCAAACGAGTCATTTCTGCGGCAGAGTTTTGCCGAAAGCGTTGACCTGGAATCACTCCTGGAAAACCCGGCCAGGCGTCTCCCTAAAGAGCAGCGTCATGAGGAGGTGAAAAAAAAGGCTGCTCCTCACGAGGGAGACTTCGTAAATGAGCCAGCTGTGGACTTTACCCGCCCAGAGGTCAGAAATCGTTTTCCAGCAGCCATCTCCACGGTGCGCAAACAACTAGGGCGTACCTATGGCCTCCATATTGACGGCAAGGATATTCACACCAATGACACCATCGATTCCCTGAACCCTGCCAGACCCACTGAGCTGATCGGCAAGGTGTGCCAGGCTGGCAGAGCAGAGATCGATCTTGCCATTGCTGCGGCCAGAAAAATTTTCCCTGCCTGGAGAGACACCTCGGCTCGGGACAGGGTTCAGTACCTGTTCCGCGCTGCTGACATCGCCAGAAAGCGAATCTATGGCAAGCAGTGGGACCAGGCATACGCCGATGTGACCGAGGCCATCGATTTCCTGGAATACTACGGCAGGGAAATGCTCCGGTTGGCAATCCCCCGCCGTCTTGGCAGGGCACCGGGTGAACTGAACCACTATTTTTACCAGCCCAAAGGACTGGCAGTGGTAATTGCGCCCTGGAACTTTCCCATGGCAATAAGCTGCGGCATGTCAGCCGCTGCCCTTGTTACTGGCAACTGCGTACTCTATAAACCTTCCGGTCTGTCAGCGGTCGTGGGCAGGAAACTCACGGAAATATTCCTGCAGGCCGGAGTGCCTGCTGGCGTCTTCAACTACATCCCGGGCAGGGGGAGCGTTATAGGCGACTATCTAGTGGACCACCCGGAAGTAAACATCATTGCCTTTACTGGTTCCATGGAAGTGGGCTTGCGAATTGTGGCAAGAGCAGCAAGAGTCAGAGAGGATCAGCTTGCCGTCAAAAAGATCATTGCGGAGATGGGAGGGAAAAATGCCATAGTCATAGACGATGATGCTGATCTGGATGAAGCAGTAATCGCCGTGCTCAATTCCGCCTTCGCCTACCAGGGACAGAAGTGTTCCGCCTGCTCCAGGGTAATCGTGGTCGAGTCAATCTATGAGAAGTTCGTCTCGAGATTGGTCGAGGCGGTGGAGTCAGTCAAAATAGGTCCTGCTGAGGACCCGGCGAACTATGTGGGACCAGTGGTGGATGCAGAAGCTCAAAGGCGTGTGCAACAATACATTGAAGTGGGCAAACAGGAAGGCCGGCTCCTTGTATACCGCCAGGTACCGGAAGAAGGCTTTTACGTCCCACTGGCTATTTTCGCTGACATAGAGCCCCAGCACCGTTTGGCGCAGGAAGAAATTTTCGGACCTGTTCTTGCTGTAATGAGGGCCGCTACTTTTGAGGAAGCCCTGCAAATTGCCAATTCCACCAAGTTCGCCTTGACTGGCGGGGTGTTCAGCAGGAGCCCCGGCCACCTGGAAATGGCCAGAAAGGAATTTCGCGTGGGCAATCTCTACTTGAATAGAGGCATCACTGGGGCGCTGGTGGAACGGCAGCCTTTCGGCGGCTTCAAGAGGTCGGGTGTGGGCTCAAAAGCAGGCGGTCCGGATTACCTCCTGCAGTTCATGGATCCCCGCACTGTAACAGAAAACACCATGAGAAGGGGTTTTGCCCCCGTAGACGTAGAAGATGACTGGCTGTGA
- a CDS encoding J domain-containing protein, with product MPKDYYVILGVNRGADQKKIQQAYRSFVKKFHPDATGTQETADRFREIKEAYETLGDEEKRKEYDRELARQGSTLRISRVPDIIERRTSSFAPMDSFFSSVDEFFAGLLPGFFDRGLPRGKSLYLELILTPREAAEGGLFPVTVPVIEECPKCSRAGFWEGFFCPICAGYGRVHSQRRFSLSVPAGVSHGTEITLSMEEIGFRRVDLHITVLIDRSAMDI from the coding sequence ATGCCCAAAGACTACTATGTCATATTGGGGGTCAACCGGGGGGCGGATCAGAAGAAGATTCAACAGGCGTACCGATCATTCGTGAAAAAGTTTCACCCTGATGCAACCGGCACCCAGGAAACTGCGGATAGATTTCGGGAAATAAAAGAGGCCTATGAAACTCTCGGAGATGAAGAGAAACGGAAGGAGTACGACCGCGAACTGGCACGGCAAGGATCCACCTTGCGCATCTCCAGAGTGCCCGATATCATTGAAAGAAGAACCTCCAGTTTCGCACCAATGGATTCTTTCTTCTCCTCGGTTGACGAATTTTTTGCAGGACTGCTGCCGGGATTTTTTGACCGGGGTTTGCCGAGAGGGAAATCTCTCTACCTAGAACTGATATTGACACCCCGTGAGGCCGCAGAAGGAGGCCTTTTCCCGGTCACCGTACCAGTTATCGAAGAGTGTCCAAAATGTAGTAGGGCTGGATTCTGGGAGGGATTTTTCTGTCCCATCTGTGCAGGCTACGGCAGGGTGCACTCGCAAAGAAGGTTTTCCCTGAGTGTACCTGCAGGGGTGAGCCATGGCACAGAGATAACGCTTTCCATGGAGGAGATAGGGTTTCGGCGTGTGGATTTGCACATCACCGTCCTGATTGACAGGTCAGCGATGGACATATAG